A stretch of the Bacillus sp. B-jedd genome encodes the following:
- a CDS encoding DUF2905 domain-containing protein, which yields MTGLSKMLMAIGAIIFLIGLLMPIFNLGKLPGDILIKKGNTTFYFPVVTSIVISIVLSLIFMVIGKFR from the coding sequence ATGACAGGCTTATCTAAAATGCTGATGGCAATCGGCGCGATTATTTTTCTGATCGGGCTGCTGATGCCGATTTTCAACCTTGGGAAATTGCCGGGGGATATTTTGATCAAGAAGGGAAATACAACTTTTTATTTTCCGGTTGTCACTTCGATTGTTATCAGTATTGTGCTGTCACTTATTTTCATGGTAATCGGAAAGTTTCGCTGA
- a CDS encoding BofC C-terminal domain-containing protein yields MKRKAAVLGAVFFIFLFGAEVVVCGSAMDAGGQMDPLRLKVTLEKVYVDGEVSQEHSDVSAASWEEFWARYKDWSAVDVGRESVVLRKHVEDISPLLKANGYFGLNDEGVLAIFNGKPPYSQIIQSFFQIDVKKLESRKQVELQKGIPIRTRDRYMEVLESFKPYSACDESRN; encoded by the coding sequence ATGAAGCGTAAGGCGGCGGTTTTGGGAGCTGTGTTCTTCATTTTTCTGTTTGGCGCGGAGGTGGTTGTGTGCGGGTCAGCGATGGATGCTGGCGGACAGATGGATCCTCTTCGTTTGAAGGTCACCCTAGAGAAGGTGTATGTGGACGGGGAGGTCAGTCAGGAGCATTCTGATGTATCGGCTGCTTCCTGGGAGGAGTTTTGGGCTCGATATAAAGATTGGTCGGCTGTCGACGTGGGCAGGGAGTCGGTTGTGCTGAGGAAACATGTTGAGGATATTTCCCCTCTCCTTAAGGCAAATGGCTATTTCGGGCTTAATGATGAAGGAGTCCTTGCGATTTTTAACGGCAAACCACCCTATTCACAAATCATTCAATCTTTTTTTCAAATTGATGTAAAAAAGCTGGAAAGCCGGAAGCAGGTTGAGCTGCAAAAAGGCATTCCAATCAGAACGAGGGACCGTTATATGGAAGTACTCGAGAGTTTCAAGCCTTATTCGGCCTGTGACGAAAGCCGGAATTGA
- the ruvB gene encoding Holliday junction branch migration DNA helicase RuvB — MEDRVISSEADQQDIVFETSLRPQTLSQYIGQDKVKANLEVFIQAALMRKETLDHVLLYGPPGLGKTTLAAIIANEMGVNLRTTSGPAIERPGDLAAILSSLEPGDVLFIDEIHRLPRSIEEVLYPAMEDFCLDIVIGKGPEARSVRLDLPPFTLVGATTRAGAISAPLRDRFGVLSRLEYYKEEQLKEIIERTAEILTTEISGTAAAEIARRSRGTPRIANRLLRRVRDFAQVRGNGEIDLAMADEALELLQVDRLGLDHIDHKLLTAIIEKFRGGPVGLDTIAASIGEESDTIEDVYEPYLLQIGFLQRTPRGRVVTDLVYRHFHMEVPKR, encoded by the coding sequence ATGGAAGATAGAGTCATTTCAAGTGAAGCGGACCAGCAGGATATTGTCTTTGAGACAAGCCTGAGGCCCCAGACGCTTAGCCAGTATATCGGCCAGGACAAAGTAAAGGCTAATCTGGAGGTGTTTATCCAGGCTGCCCTGATGCGCAAGGAAACATTGGACCATGTATTGTTATACGGGCCACCCGGTTTGGGAAAAACTACTCTTGCGGCCATTATTGCAAACGAAATGGGCGTTAACCTAAGGACAACGTCAGGCCCTGCGATAGAGCGGCCAGGCGACCTCGCGGCGATATTGTCGTCCTTGGAGCCTGGTGATGTTTTGTTTATCGATGAAATCCATCGTCTTCCGCGATCGATTGAGGAGGTCCTCTACCCTGCCATGGAGGATTTTTGCCTGGATATCGTGATCGGCAAAGGACCAGAAGCCCGCTCCGTCCGGCTTGACCTGCCGCCCTTCACCTTGGTGGGAGCGACCACGAGGGCGGGTGCCATTTCCGCTCCTCTGAGGGACAGATTTGGCGTTTTATCCCGTCTTGAGTATTATAAGGAAGAGCAATTAAAGGAAATCATCGAGAGGACGGCTGAAATCCTGACGACGGAAATCAGCGGGACAGCAGCGGCAGAAATCGCCAGACGGTCGCGGGGAACCCCAAGGATTGCGAACAGGCTGCTGCGCAGGGTCCGCGATTTTGCCCAGGTAAGAGGAAACGGGGAGATAGACCTTGCGATGGCGGATGAGGCCTTGGAACTTCTCCAGGTTGACAGGCTTGGACTTGATCACATAGACCATAAGCTGCTGACAGCGATTATCGAGAAGTTCCGCGGCGGTCCGGTAGGCCTTGATACGATAGCGGCCTCAATTGGTGAAGAATCGGATACGATTGAGGATGTATATGAACCATATCTGCTGCAGATTGGCTTTCTGCAGCGGACGCCGAGGGGCAGGGTTGTCACTGACCTTGTTTATCGCCATTTCCATATGGAGGTGCCGAAAAGATGA
- a CDS encoding post-transcriptional regulator, translated as MVNGHTYEQYRGTLAPALQSKLEEFRLLGNNSISSDELWGYLINKKWRKIKEEQQLHEIVQDVLSVKMSDFISYATIETYKESPFSFDNEEDWKELLK; from the coding sequence ATGGTAAACGGGCATACATATGAACAGTACCGCGGAACACTTGCGCCAGCCCTCCAAAGCAAACTGGAGGAATTTCGCCTGCTCGGGAATAATTCCATTTCCAGTGATGAGCTTTGGGGTTATCTTATTAATAAAAAATGGAGGAAGATCAAAGAGGAACAACAGCTCCATGAAATCGTGCAGGATGTCCTGTCTGTAAAAATGAGTGATTTCATCAGCTATGCAACAATCGAAACTTACAAGGAATCTCCTTTTTCTTTTGATAATGAAGAAGATTGGAAAGAGCTGCTGAAGTAG
- a CDS encoding DUF421 domain-containing protein, producing the protein MAHHWEILFRTILVYILMIVTFRLMGKREVGELSVFDLVVTIMLAEIASMAIENTQDHLFHTLIPIIAIVVLQIIFSYISLKSKRFRDMIDGRPTIIINKGKIDEKAMKKQRYNFDDLLVQLREKDIRNISDVEFAILESTGKLSVFKKEPKKKKNKKQVQGDITMPLIVDGVIQEENLQRINKTADWLKSELKKIDAPEIRDISFCSYDQGEIYFDKNSTE; encoded by the coding sequence ATGGCTCATCATTGGGAAATACTCTTTCGGACAATACTTGTGTATATTCTCATGATCGTTACCTTTCGATTAATGGGTAAAAGGGAAGTAGGGGAGCTAAGTGTTTTTGACCTTGTCGTGACAATCATGCTGGCTGAAATTGCCTCAATGGCAATTGAAAACACCCAAGATCATCTTTTCCATACCTTGATTCCAATCATCGCGATTGTCGTCCTGCAAATCATCTTTTCTTACATATCCCTTAAAAGTAAAAGGTTCAGAGATATGATTGACGGCAGGCCCACTATCATCATCAACAAAGGAAAAATTGATGAAAAGGCGATGAAAAAGCAGCGGTACAATTTTGATGATCTCCTTGTACAGCTGCGTGAGAAGGATATAAGAAATATTTCAGATGTCGAATTTGCCATTCTGGAATCAACCGGAAAGCTTTCCGTCTTTAAAAAGGAACCTAAGAAAAAGAAAAATAAAAAGCAGGTCCAAGGGGATATCACCATGCCGCTCATCGTTGACGGAGTTATCCAGGAGGAAAATCTGCAGAGGATCAATAAAACAGCGGATTGGCTGAAAAGCGAGTTAAAGAAGATCGACGCGCCTGAAATAAGGGACATTTCCTTTTGCAGTTATGACCAGGGGGAAATTTACTTTGATAAGAATAGCACCGAGTAA
- the queA gene encoding tRNA preQ1(34) S-adenosylmethionine ribosyltransferase-isomerase QueA — protein sequence MKVDLFDFHLPEDLIAQTPLENRSDSRLMVLDKETGEIRHEIFKNIKEYLREGDCLVLNDTRVLPARLYGAKKDTGAKLEILLLKQIEGDKWETLVKPAKRVKAGTEIEFGEGLLKAVCVEEADHGGRVLEFSYDGIFYEILDTLGEMPLPPYIKEQLDDKDRYQTVFAKERGSAAAPTAGLHFTEELLEEIRAMGVNTAFITLHVGLGTFRPVSVDDIHEHDMHAEFYMVSEGTARLLNETRENGGRIITVGTTSTRTLETVASANGGRFREDSGWTSIFIYPGYEFKGIDGMVTNFHLPKSTLIMLVSALAGREHVLHAYETAVREQYRFFSFGDAMLII from the coding sequence GTGAAAGTAGATTTATTTGATTTTCATCTGCCCGAAGATTTAATCGCCCAGACGCCGCTCGAAAACAGATCTGACAGCAGGCTGATGGTTCTTGATAAGGAAACGGGCGAGATCAGGCATGAAATATTCAAGAATATAAAGGAATATCTCCGTGAAGGGGACTGCCTTGTCCTGAACGATACAAGGGTCCTGCCCGCCAGGCTTTACGGGGCAAAAAAGGATACCGGCGCAAAATTGGAAATCCTGCTGCTGAAGCAGATAGAAGGCGACAAGTGGGAAACGCTAGTTAAGCCTGCCAAAAGGGTAAAGGCCGGAACGGAGATTGAATTTGGGGAAGGCCTTTTGAAGGCGGTTTGCGTTGAAGAAGCCGACCATGGCGGGCGAGTGCTGGAATTCAGCTATGATGGCATCTTTTATGAAATCCTTGATACTCTGGGCGAAATGCCTCTACCTCCTTATATAAAGGAACAGCTTGATGATAAGGACAGGTACCAGACCGTTTTTGCAAAAGAAAGGGGTTCGGCTGCCGCTCCGACGGCTGGCCTTCATTTCACTGAGGAATTGCTTGAAGAAATCCGAGCGATGGGCGTCAACACTGCGTTCATCACCCTCCATGTAGGCCTTGGGACATTCCGGCCGGTCAGTGTCGACGATATTCATGAGCATGATATGCATGCAGAATTTTATATGGTATCTGAAGGCACGGCAAGGCTCCTTAATGAAACGAGGGAAAACGGGGGCAGGATCATCACAGTCGGCACAACATCGACAAGGACTTTGGAGACGGTCGCATCGGCAAATGGCGGCCGATTCAGGGAAGATTCGGGATGGACAAGCATTTTCATCTATCCAGGTTATGAATTTAAAGGGATTGACGGGATGGTTACCAATTTTCATTTGCCAAAATCAACACTGATCATGCTTGTGAGCGCGCTGGCGGGCAGGGAACATGTCCTGCACGCATACGAAACGGCGGTTAGGGAACAGTACCGTTTTTTCAGTTTCGGCGATGCAATGCTGATTATTTAG
- the spoVB gene encoding stage V sporulation protein B codes for MSKFLKGTAILLLAGFITRILGFINRIAIARFIGEEGVGLYMMAYPSLVLVITITQFGLPVAISKNIAEAEARGEYGKIKKILVVSLATTLTLSAIFTPALILLAPWLSETLFTDNRTYYPLIAIAPVVPVIAVSSVLRGYFQGRQNMKPAAYSQILEQFFRIILIAVMTKAFLPYGIEYAAAGAMLSAVIGEIVSFIYLLTAFKLKKKFRLRKDFFKFVRSGKQPFRELMNVAVPTTGSRMIGSISWFFEPIVVSHSLGLAGVAATIATKQYGALTGFAMPLLLLPSFITYSLATSLVPAISEANSKNDGRLIEHRLQQSLRLSFLTGGISVAVLYVLAEPLMLLMYGSENGAHFIRIMAPFFLFYYYQGPLQAALQALNLARAAMFNSLIGSVVKTAVIFALASQPAFGINGAALGIITGFVLVTMLHFATVLKRISFTFYFMEYAKAFMAIIAAGLCGSFLYTGMPSSIPLLNRVVLAILCMMAVYTVLILFLKLIKQGELKKIPLVGGFLAKLAFR; via the coding sequence ATGTCGAAGTTTTTAAAAGGGACAGCGATCCTGCTCCTCGCAGGCTTCATAACGAGAATCCTCGGCTTTATAAACCGTATTGCGATCGCGAGATTTATAGGGGAAGAAGGGGTCGGCCTTTATATGATGGCCTACCCGTCCCTTGTCCTGGTCATCACCATCACCCAATTCGGCCTGCCGGTTGCAATATCCAAGAACATTGCCGAAGCTGAGGCGCGCGGCGAGTATGGCAAGATCAAAAAGATCCTCGTCGTCTCCCTCGCGACTACATTGACTTTATCGGCGATTTTCACACCCGCGCTCATCCTTCTCGCCCCATGGCTTTCGGAAACCCTGTTTACAGATAACCGGACTTATTACCCATTAATCGCCATTGCTCCGGTTGTGCCTGTTATCGCTGTTTCTTCCGTCCTGAGGGGGTACTTCCAGGGAAGGCAAAACATGAAACCGGCCGCCTATTCCCAAATCCTTGAGCAGTTTTTCAGGATTATCCTGATCGCAGTCATGACAAAAGCGTTTTTGCCTTACGGAATCGAATACGCGGCAGCCGGAGCAATGCTGTCGGCTGTAATTGGCGAAATAGTTTCGTTCATTTATTTGCTAACAGCTTTCAAGCTAAAGAAAAAATTCCGCCTGAGAAAGGACTTTTTTAAATTTGTCCGCTCTGGAAAACAGCCTTTCCGGGAATTAATGAATGTGGCTGTACCGACAACTGGCAGCAGGATGATCGGTTCGATTTCCTGGTTTTTCGAACCGATTGTCGTGTCACACAGCCTCGGGCTCGCAGGAGTGGCGGCTACAATTGCAACAAAGCAATATGGCGCGCTCACTGGTTTTGCAATGCCGTTGCTGCTCCTTCCTTCTTTCATTACCTATTCGCTCGCTACCTCCCTAGTTCCGGCGATCAGTGAAGCAAACTCGAAAAATGATGGAAGATTGATTGAACACCGGCTGCAGCAATCTTTAAGGCTGTCTTTTTTGACAGGCGGGATTTCTGTGGCAGTTCTCTATGTCCTTGCGGAACCTTTAATGCTCTTGATGTACGGCTCCGAAAATGGCGCGCATTTCATTCGGATCATGGCACCTTTCTTTTTGTTTTATTATTATCAAGGCCCCCTTCAGGCAGCCTTGCAGGCATTGAATCTCGCCCGGGCGGCAATGTTCAACAGCCTAATCGGTTCTGTTGTCAAAACGGCGGTGATATTTGCCCTCGCCTCCCAGCCGGCATTCGGGATAAACGGAGCCGCACTAGGAATTATTACCGGCTTCGTCCTCGTGACAATGCTCCATTTTGCGACAGTCTTAAAAAGGATTTCGTTCACTTTTTATTTTATGGAATATGCCAAAGCTTTCATGGCAATCATCGCAGCCGGCCTCTGCGGCTCTTTCCTTTATACTGGCATGCCGTCCTCTATTCCCCTGTTAAACAGGGTAGTGCTGGCTATTCTTTGCATGATGGCTGTTTATACAGTTCTTATTTTATTTCTAAAGCTCATTAAACAGGGGGAACTGAAAAAAATCCCGCTAGTAGGAGGATTTTTGGCAAAATTGGCCTTCAGGTAA
- the yajC gene encoding preprotein translocase subunit YajC, which produces MGGGNLLNTIGPLILMFVLFYFLLIRPQQKRQKAVQNMQSELKKGDRVVTIGGLHGFVDSLDENKVVIRCGDGSRLTYDRAAIRDVVASETSNA; this is translated from the coding sequence ATGGGTGGTGGAAATCTACTTAATACAATAGGGCCATTAATCCTAATGTTCGTCCTATTTTATTTTCTATTGATCCGTCCGCAGCAGAAACGCCAGAAAGCAGTTCAGAATATGCAAAGTGAACTGAAAAAGGGGGACCGCGTCGTAACGATCGGCGGCCTTCATGGCTTTGTGGATTCACTGGATGAAAACAAAGTTGTCATCCGCTGTGGAGATGGAAGCAGACTTACATATGATCGCGCGGCGATTCGCGATGTTGTTGCTTCTGAAACTTCTAACGCATAA
- the ruvA gene encoding Holliday junction branch migration protein RuvA: MFEFIRGKVDFVGPEYIVVENSGIGWQIATPNPFAYAGKTGTEVTVYVYHYVRQDVMGLFGFATREEKTLFTKLLSVSGIGPKGALAILAFGEPKQVVTAIENEDEAFLVKFPGVGKKTARQMILDLKGKLQHITPNLFPDLFNQDDGMPAAQSGTKEFEEAVLALKALGYSEREINKISAELRKETLSTDQYIKKALQRLLK; this comes from the coding sequence TTGTTTGAATTTATTAGGGGGAAAGTGGATTTTGTAGGTCCGGAGTACATAGTAGTCGAAAATTCGGGCATCGGCTGGCAGATTGCGACGCCAAATCCCTTTGCTTATGCCGGCAAAACCGGTACTGAAGTCACTGTATATGTGTATCATTATGTCAGGCAGGATGTTATGGGGCTGTTCGGATTCGCGACAAGGGAGGAAAAAACCCTTTTCACGAAACTGCTTAGTGTTTCCGGCATCGGGCCTAAAGGTGCGCTGGCGATTCTTGCTTTTGGCGAGCCAAAGCAGGTTGTAACGGCGATTGAAAATGAAGATGAGGCATTCCTAGTCAAATTTCCGGGCGTCGGGAAAAAAACCGCGCGCCAGATGATCCTCGACCTAAAAGGGAAGCTCCAGCATATTACTCCGAATTTGTTCCCTGACCTGTTCAATCAAGATGACGGGATGCCTGCCGCGCAGAGCGGCACGAAGGAATTCGAGGAAGCTGTATTGGCTTTGAAGGCACTCGGATATTCAGAAAGGGAAATCAATAAAATTTCCGCCGAGCTGCGAAAAGAAACCTTGTCAACGGACCAATATATCAAAAAAGCCCTGCAGCGGCTTTTAAAGTAG
- the tgt gene encoding tRNA guanosine(34) transglycosylase Tgt, giving the protein MAAIRYELIKTCKQTGARLGRVHTPHGSFETPIFMPVGTLATVKTMSPEELKEMGAKIILSNTYHLWLRPGHEIIREAGGLHKFMNWDRAILTDSGGFQVFSLSEFRKIEEEGVHFRNHLNGDKLFLSPEKAMEIQNALGPDIMMAFDECPPFPATPEYMKRSVERTSRWAERCLKAHKRPEDQGLFGIVQGGEYEEFRKQSARDLVSLDFPGYAIGGLSVGEPKDVMNRVLEFTTPLLPANKPRYLMGVGSPDSLIDGAIRGVDMFDCVLPTRIARNGTLMTSNGRLVVKNAKYARDFGPIDENCSCYTCRNYSRAYIRHLIKSDETFGIRLTSYHNLHFLIELMEQVRQAIREDRLGDFREEYFERYGFNKPDAKNF; this is encoded by the coding sequence ATGGCTGCCATTCGTTATGAATTAATTAAAACATGCAAACAAACCGGCGCAAGGCTTGGGAGAGTCCATACACCGCACGGAAGTTTCGAAACTCCCATTTTCATGCCGGTCGGGACTCTTGCGACTGTAAAAACGATGTCGCCTGAAGAACTGAAGGAAATGGGTGCGAAAATCATCCTGAGTAATACGTACCATCTCTGGCTCAGACCGGGCCATGAAATCATCAGAGAAGCAGGGGGCCTCCATAAATTCATGAATTGGGACAGGGCGATCCTGACTGACTCTGGCGGTTTCCAGGTTTTCAGCTTAAGTGAATTCAGGAAAATCGAGGAGGAAGGCGTCCATTTCCGCAACCATCTGAATGGGGATAAACTCTTCCTATCACCGGAAAAGGCAATGGAAATCCAAAATGCGCTCGGGCCTGATATTATGATGGCTTTCGACGAGTGCCCACCGTTCCCGGCAACCCCTGAATATATGAAAAGGTCGGTTGAAAGGACGTCCCGCTGGGCTGAAAGGTGCCTGAAAGCTCACAAGCGCCCTGAAGACCAGGGGCTGTTCGGCATTGTCCAGGGAGGAGAGTACGAAGAATTCCGGAAACAGAGCGCCAGGGATCTCGTCAGCCTTGATTTTCCTGGCTACGCAATTGGTGGCCTTTCTGTCGGTGAACCAAAGGATGTAATGAATCGGGTACTTGAATTCACGACTCCGCTTTTGCCAGCCAACAAGCCGAGATACCTAATGGGAGTCGGTTCCCCAGATTCACTTATTGATGGAGCGATCCGCGGGGTCGACATGTTTGACTGCGTATTGCCGACAAGGATTGCCCGCAACGGAACACTAATGACAAGCAATGGAAGGCTTGTAGTGAAAAACGCCAAATATGCCCGTGATTTCGGTCCTATCGATGAAAATTGCAGCTGCTATACTTGCCGCAATTACAGCCGAGCATATATCAGGCATCTGATAAAAAGTGACGAAACTTTCGGAATTCGACTTACATCTTATCATAATTTGCATTTTCTGATAGAATTAATGGAGCAAGTCAGACAGGCAATCAGGGAAGACCGTCTGGGGGACTTCAGAGAAGAATATTTTGAACGTTATGGCTTTAATAAGCCGGACGCGAAAAATTTCTAA
- the secDF gene encoding protein translocase subunit SecDF produces the protein MVKRNRIVAFFLIILIVGGLIGATSKNILNDIKLGLDLQGGFEILYKVEPAKKGQKIDQNALASTAEALDKRINVLGVSEPNIQIEGKDRIRVQLAGVTDQAKAREILSTEANLSFRDYNDKVMLDGTDLVQGGAKQSFDENGNPSVSLKLKSADKFRQVTEEILNNAPNNVLVIWLDFEEGKDSFKEEVTKPEPGFLSAPSVSKVLNTNSVQITGKFTPEEATTLANLLNAGALPVKLTEIYSTSVGAKFGEQAMDKTIFAGLVGIFAIFAFMIGYYRFPGFIATITLTIYMFLTLLIFDWLNVVLTLPGIAALILGVGMAVDANIITYERIKEEIKVGKSIKAAFKAGNENSLSAITDANLTTLLAAAVLFFYGTSSVKGFATSLIIGILGSFFTNVYVSRWLLGLWVNSGFLNKKSGWFGVKKDQIYSLADNKDTLDLPTKFDRFDFVKKRRAFFTASAAIVAVGIIILLVLRMNLGIDFTSGTRVEILSKSPLTSEKVSSELKKAGFETDDIVISGDKKNIGVARFKEDFSKEEVTKLKTEMHKTFGEDPTVNSVSPTVGKELAKNAMIALLIASLGLIVFVAFRFELPMGVSAIIALLFAAFFIFPVFSIIRWEVDITFIAAVLTVVGYAINDTIVTFDRMRENMQKRRRLKTPEDIYDVVNTSIRQTLGRSVNTVMTVAFTVVALLVLGSESIRSFSLALLIGLLIGTYSSIFIAAQIWVEWKKKELKKKGVLITYKEKKRYNDQPQV, from the coding sequence ATGGTTAAGCGCAACAGGATCGTGGCATTTTTTCTAATAATCCTCATAGTCGGAGGCCTGATTGGGGCCACATCGAAAAATATCTTGAACGATATCAAACTAGGCCTCGATCTTCAGGGCGGGTTTGAAATTCTTTATAAAGTCGAACCGGCTAAGAAAGGCCAGAAAATCGACCAGAACGCGCTGGCAAGCACGGCTGAAGCGCTTGACAAAAGGATCAACGTGCTGGGCGTCAGCGAGCCGAATATCCAGATTGAAGGGAAAGACAGGATCAGGGTCCAGCTTGCGGGGGTGACCGACCAGGCTAAAGCCCGTGAGATTCTTTCAACGGAAGCCAACTTAAGCTTCAGGGATTATAACGATAAAGTTATGCTGGATGGGACTGACCTTGTCCAAGGAGGCGCGAAGCAGTCTTTTGACGAAAATGGCAATCCGAGCGTTTCCCTGAAATTGAAAAGCGCGGATAAATTCCGCCAGGTAACAGAGGAAATCCTTAATAATGCACCTAATAACGTATTAGTTATTTGGCTTGATTTTGAAGAAGGAAAAGACTCATTCAAAGAAGAAGTAACGAAACCAGAACCGGGCTTCCTTTCGGCTCCGAGCGTTTCGAAAGTATTGAATACTAATTCAGTCCAGATTACGGGTAAGTTTACTCCGGAAGAAGCTACGACACTTGCGAACCTGCTGAATGCTGGCGCGCTGCCTGTCAAGTTGACTGAAATTTATTCAACCTCTGTCGGCGCGAAATTCGGGGAGCAGGCAATGGACAAGACCATTTTTGCCGGGCTCGTCGGGATTTTTGCAATTTTTGCTTTCATGATCGGCTACTACAGGTTCCCGGGCTTCATTGCAACAATTACATTGACAATTTATATGTTCCTGACTTTACTGATATTTGATTGGCTGAATGTGGTACTCACGCTTCCTGGTATAGCAGCCCTCATCCTTGGTGTCGGGATGGCGGTAGACGCCAATATCATCACCTATGAACGGATCAAGGAAGAGATAAAGGTTGGGAAATCGATCAAGGCCGCGTTCAAGGCCGGAAACGAAAACTCACTATCCGCGATTACGGATGCCAACCTGACAACCCTGCTTGCCGCCGCAGTCCTGTTCTTTTACGGGACAAGCTCGGTTAAAGGGTTTGCGACAAGCTTGATTATCGGTATTCTCGGAAGCTTCTTTACGAATGTTTATGTATCAAGATGGTTGCTCGGCCTTTGGGTAAACAGCGGCTTCCTGAACAAGAAGTCAGGCTGGTTCGGCGTGAAAAAGGATCAAATTTACAGCCTTGCCGATAATAAGGATACATTGGATCTGCCTACTAAGTTCGACCGTTTCGATTTTGTTAAGAAACGCCGAGCGTTTTTCACCGCCTCCGCTGCAATCGTTGCGGTAGGAATCATCATCCTTCTTGTCCTTCGGATGAATCTCGGCATTGACTTCACGAGTGGAACAAGAGTGGAAATCCTGTCAAAAAGCCCTTTAACGTCGGAAAAGGTTTCTAGCGAGCTGAAAAAGGCCGGTTTTGAAACGGACGATATCGTTATCTCAGGAGATAAGAAAAATATTGGCGTCGCCAGGTTCAAAGAAGATTTTTCGAAAGAAGAGGTAACGAAGCTTAAAACAGAAATGCATAAGACTTTCGGGGAAGACCCGACAGTAAACAGCGTTTCTCCAACGGTCGGCAAGGAGCTTGCGAAAAATGCAATGATTGCCCTGTTGATTGCATCACTTGGGCTGATTGTGTTCGTTGCTTTCCGATTCGAGCTTCCGATGGGGGTTTCGGCCATCATCGCGCTCCTTTTCGCTGCATTCTTCATCTTCCCGGTCTTCAGTATAATTAGATGGGAAGTGGATATCACCTTTATCGCGGCCGTCCTGACAGTTGTCGGTTATGCCATCAACGATACGATTGTCACCTTTGACCGGATGAGGGAAAACATGCAGAAGCGCCGCAGGCTGAAGACGCCAGAGGATATTTACGATGTTGTTAATACAAGCATTCGGCAGACACTCGGCCGTTCTGTCAACACAGTCATGACAGTCGCCTTTACCGTAGTTGCCTTGCTTGTCCTTGGCAGCGAATCGATTAGGAGCTTCTCGCTTGCCCTGCTCATCGGCCTTCTCATCGGTACTTATTCTTCTATTTTCATTGCTGCCCAGATTTGGGTGGAATGGAAGAAGAAAGAACTGAAGAAAAAAGGCGTGCTGATTACGTATAAAGAAAAGAAACGCTACAATGACCAGCCTCAAGTTTAA
- a CDS encoding TIGR04086 family membrane protein translates to MIETRSIGRGILYGLIFIFAFAIINSLIFSLILRFTSVRELSLEYIITAMSFIGLFGGGFLAGGKVGERGWLLGGLTGLLYSSIVFLFQFLGYDRLFDGEQIVYHICYILISMMGGILGVNIASPKRIPS, encoded by the coding sequence ATGATCGAGACAAGAAGCATTGGGAGGGGCATCCTCTATGGGCTGATTTTCATTTTTGCATTCGCAATCATCAACTCGCTGATTTTTTCATTAATTTTGCGATTCACATCAGTCAGGGAACTGTCGCTGGAGTACATTATCACAGCAATGTCCTTTATCGGGCTTTTTGGAGGCGGCTTTCTAGCAGGGGGCAAAGTAGGGGAAAGAGGCTGGCTTCTGGGTGGCCTTACCGGGCTGCTTTATTCATCGATTGTCTTTTTGTTTCAATTTCTTGGGTACGACAGATTGTTTGATGGCGAACAGATTGTTTATCATATATGTTATATCCTCATTTCCATGATGGGCGGCATACTGGGCGTCAATATTGCGTCGCCGAAAAGGATTCCTTCTTAA